The following proteins are encoded in a genomic region of bacterium:
- a CDS encoding two-component system response regulator: protein MKIKQKILVVDDEPVNIKLLEANLIPNGYDVITASDGEEALRKVLAEDIDLILLDVMMPKMNGFEVTKKLKTDEKTRLIPVILVTALSGLQDRVKGIDAGCDDFLSKPVERPELLARVKSLLTVKAYHDCMQDYEKKLEYEVAKKTKELQSALDKVNTAHLETIYCLSRAAEYKDEHTGSHIQRMSNYAAVIAENIGLDKQSVKQILYAAPMHDIGKIGIPDHILLKPGKLTPGEWEIMKQHTIIGAEILANSEADFIKLAEVIALTHHEKWDGSGYPKGLKAAGIPAAGRICAIADVFDALTSKRPYKEIFPVEKSFAIIKDGRGNYFDPEMTDAFLTSRDKILEIRNKYKDDGESKLLKMSGKGNP, encoded by the coding sequence ATGAAAATAAAACAAAAAATCCTCGTCGTCGATGATGAACCGGTAAATATTAAACTGCTTGAAGCAAACCTTATCCCAAATGGATATGATGTTATTACTGCGTCCGACGGGGAAGAGGCATTGCGTAAAGTTTTGGCTGAAGATATAGATCTTATACTTTTAGATGTCATGATGCCTAAAATGAACGGTTTTGAAGTAACAAAAAAGCTAAAAACTGATGAGAAAACGAGATTGATACCGGTTATCCTGGTTACCGCTTTAAGCGGCCTGCAGGACAGGGTAAAAGGCATTGACGCGGGGTGTGATGATTTTTTGAGTAAACCGGTTGAAAGACCGGAACTTCTTGCAAGAGTGAAGTCGCTTCTCACGGTAAAAGCATACCACGACTGTATGCAGGATTATGAAAAGAAGCTGGAATATGAAGTGGCAAAAAAAACAAAAGAACTTCAATCGGCTTTAGATAAAGTAAATACGGCGCATCTTGAAACTATTTATTGTCTTTCCCGCGCCGCGGAATATAAAGATGAACATACGGGTTCCCACATACAACGGATGAGCAATTACGCCGCGGTGATCGCGGAAAATATAGGGCTGGATAAACAAAGCGTCAAACAAATTCTTTACGCGGCCCCTATGCATGATATCGGAAAGATAGGTATCCCTGACCATATTCTGTTAAAACCCGGCAAACTTACTCCCGGTGAATGGGAAATCATGAAGCAGCATACGATTATCGGCGCGGAAATCCTGGCAAATTCCGAAGCGGATTTTATCAAGCTTGCTGAGGTTATCGCTCTGACACACCATGAAAAATGGGACGGGAGCGGATACCCAAAGGGTTTAAAGGCGGCAGGTATCCCGGCAGCAGGAAGAATCTGCGCCATAGCGGATGTTTTCGACGCGCTGACGTCAAAACGGCCGTATAAAGAAATATTTCCCGTCGAGAAATCTTTTGCGATTATTAAAGACGGAAGAGGGAATTATTTTGACCCGGAAATGACAGACGCTTTTTTAACTTCCCGCGATAAAATTTTGGAAATCAGGAATAAATATAAAGATGACGGGGAAAGCAAACTGCTTAAAATGTCCGGCAAAGGCAACCCTTGA
- a CDS encoding ATP-binding protein: protein MLTDVFVKNLDIVYFVYGFSFVFMGIAILVQPRRESMFELSNIIWLLAVFGLIHGLNEWLDMFAITRGIKSGIFNLARLAALFVSYAFLFEFGQRFASLRYRKFSNKWITIMLCFVSVLLGIVSESDRSIWLRYFLGLPGGIFSAAAFFWYYNDNKNILKNLINKWYFLAAGLSIGIYGILGGFVTPKADFFPASVINVTGFFNLFHVPVQVFRAFCSAVLAWSVWNILFIFNWEIRDRLEKSLKEVSHAKETAEFANRAKSNFLANMSHELRTPLNAVIGFSEILDEENFGRLNEKQKEFLKDILDSGKHLLSLINDVLDLSKIEAGKMDIEMNYFNLKELLQGSMSLIKEKALKHNLELYLEAGNDVGFITADELKIKQVIYNLLSNAAKFTPDSGKIGIEAKREGESGITVSVVDTGIGIEEKDKYKLFNEFEQIDNSHTRKYGGTGLGLALSKKIIDMHGGKIWFESAGKDKGTRFSFTLPEYMPRQVLLANINNRIRASKYNKKEFSMFALCFNNFAEIMKKNKKEEIEGVIFKITQYLKGILRADDQVIKVEKDEIIVIIAEVNKQNAPQVTRKLLDSMGKFFENPDKAIDMKYVCGSATFPVDAKTSGELVEKLENSVRC, encoded by the coding sequence ATGTTAACAGATGTTTTTGTTAAAAATTTAGATATAGTATATTTTGTTTACGGATTCTCTTTTGTTTTTATGGGGATTGCGATCCTTGTCCAGCCGCGCAGGGAAAGCATGTTTGAACTGTCGAATATTATATGGTTATTGGCTGTTTTCGGGTTAATTCACGGCTTAAACGAATGGCTTGATATGTTCGCGATAACCAGAGGGATTAAATCGGGTATATTCAACCTGGCGCGCCTGGCGGCTTTATTTGTATCATATGCTTTTCTTTTTGAGTTTGGGCAGCGTTTTGCTTCCCTGAGATACAGAAAATTTTCCAATAAATGGATTACAATCATGTTGTGTTTTGTTTCTGTTTTACTTGGTATTGTGTCAGAAAGTGACAGGAGTATCTGGCTTCGTTATTTCCTGGGCTTACCGGGAGGGATTTTTTCAGCAGCAGCTTTTTTCTGGTATTATAACGATAATAAAAATATATTAAAAAACCTTATTAACAAATGGTATTTTTTAGCGGCGGGTCTATCTATTGGCATTTACGGCATATTGGGCGGGTTTGTTACGCCGAAGGCGGATTTTTTTCCCGCTTCCGTTATAAATGTTACAGGTTTTTTTAATCTATTTCATGTTCCCGTGCAGGTGTTTAGGGCTTTCTGCAGTGCGGTTTTGGCATGGTCGGTTTGGAATATCCTGTTTATTTTTAACTGGGAAATCAGGGACCGGCTGGAGAAAAGCCTGAAAGAAGTTTCTCATGCAAAGGAAACAGCTGAATTCGCCAACCGCGCAAAATCAAATTTTCTTGCCAACATGTCCCATGAACTGCGCACGCCGTTGAACGCAGTCATCGGATTTTCAGAAATTCTGGACGAAGAAAATTTCGGGCGTCTGAATGAAAAACAAAAAGAATTTCTGAAAGATATCCTGGACAGCGGGAAACATCTCCTTTCCTTAATAAATGACGTTCTGGATCTTTCTAAAATTGAAGCAGGTAAAATGGATATCGAGATGAACTATTTTAACTTAAAGGAACTTTTACAGGGCAGTATGAGTCTTATAAAGGAAAAAGCGTTAAAACATAATCTGGAACTTTACCTGGAAGCAGGCAACGATGTGGGTTTTATAACGGCAGATGAACTTAAAATAAAGCAGGTGATTTATAATTTGCTTTCTAATGCCGCTAAATTCACCCCGGACAGCGGGAAAATCGGGATTGAGGCAAAACGGGAAGGAGAAAGCGGTATTACAGTTTCTGTTGTGGATACAGGTATTGGGATAGAAGAGAAGGACAAATATAAATTATTCAACGAATTTGAGCAGATTGACAACAGCCACACCCGCAAATACGGCGGGACCGGACTCGGCCTTGCCTTGAGTAAAAAAATTATTGATATGCATGGCGGGAAAATATGGTTTGAGAGCGCCGGAAAAGACAAAGGTACACGGTTCAGCTTTACATTACCCGAGTATATGCCAAGGCAGGTGCTTCTTGCAAATATAAATAACAGGATCCGGGCATCTAAATATAATAAAAAAGAATTTTCAATGTTTGCACTATGTTTCAATAACTTCGCGGAAATAATGAAAAAAAACAAAAAAGAAGAGATAGAAGGCGTTATATTTAAAATTACGCAGTATCTTAAAGGTATATTGAGGGCCGATGACCAGGTAATAAAAGTGGAGAAAGACGAAATAATCGTTATAATAGCTGAAGTCAATAAACAAAACGCGCCCCAGGTAACCAGGAAACTCCTGGATTCGATGGGGAAGTTTTTTGAAAATCCGGATAAGGCAATCGATATGAAATACGTATGCGGGTCGGCCACTTTTCCTGTTGACGCAAAAACAAGCGGCGAACTTGTTGAAAAATTGGAAAACAGCGTAAGGTGTTAA